The stretch of DNA AGTCCTCGGCCGAGGCCGCCTTTGCGGGTTTCTTGTGACACTTAGGCTTCCTCTCCTGCTGGGTTGGCTGTTGGTGCTTGTCCGATGGGGCTGTCGCTGTGGGCGGGGTAGTCGCCGCGGTTGGCAAGTTCTTTGGCTGCGTCGAGGTAGGCCATGGCGCCGCGCGAGCCTGGGTCGTATTCGAGGACGGTTTGTCCGTATCCGGGGGCCTCGGAGACCTTGACGGAGCGGGGGATCATGTTGGTCAGCACCACTTCGCCGAAGTGTTCTCTCACTTCGCTGGCGACTTGTTCCGCGAGCTTGGTGCGGGCGTCATACATGGTCAGCAGGATTGCGGAGATGTGAAGCGCGGGGTTGAGGTGCTGCCGGATCATGGTGATGTTGTTGAGGAGCTGTCCCACGCCTTCCAGGGCGTAGTATTCGGCCTGGATTGGAATCATCACTTCGGTCACGGCTGTCATCGCGTTGATGGTGAGCAGCCCGAGGGAGGGTGGGCAGTCGACGATGACGTAGTCGAAGCCGTGCTCGGCGATGAAGTCGGCCGAGATGGCGTCAGCGAGGCGGTATTCGCGGCGCACCATGGATACCATTTCGATTTCGGCGCCGGCGAGGTCGATGGTGGCTGGGATGCAGTACAGGTTGTCGTTGAAGGGAGACTTCTGTAGGGCCTCGGCGGGCGTGCAGGCCCCGATGATGACTTCGTAGGAGGACAGCACCCCGGAGTGGTGTTCGGCGCCTAGGGCAGTGGAGGCGTTTCCCTGCGGGTCAAGGTCAATGACCAGGACTTTGAGCCCATGTAGGGAGAGTCCCGCGGCGAGGTTCACCGAGGAGGTCGTTTTCCCGACGCCGCCTTTTTGGTTGGCGACGGTGATCTTACGTGGGGTTTCTGGTCGCGGTAGGGTCAGCGAGTTCGGGGTTTTCACCTGGGCTGCGCGTCGGGCGGCAGCGGCAATTGGTGTGTCCCAAAACTGATCATCCATCCTGGTGTCCCTTCCGAAAATTTTGGCTGTATTACACCTTACTTCACTCGTGCGATCAGGATGAGGGTGGTGGGGTCCGCGAGGTGCTCGGTCCCGACGACCCGAATTTCGGCGAGGCCGCCACCTGCCTTTTTGATTTCGCGTTGGTCGCGTTCTAGCTCCTCCGCGACGGAGCTTCCTTTCAGTGCGATCATCTTGCCGCCCTTCTTCACCAGGGGCAGCGACCAACCGGCGAGCCGGCCTAGTGGGGCGACTGCGCGGGAGGTCACGACGTCCACGGGTGCGACTTCGTCGCGGACGGCCTTTTCCTCGGCTCGCCCGCGGATCACTGTCACGTTGCTGAGCCCTAGCTGCTCCTTCACTTCACCGAGGTACACCGAGCGTTTCAGCAGGGGCTCTATCAAAGTGATGGAAAGGTCCGGGCGCGCAATCGCTAGGGGAATGCCGGGCAGGCCGGCGCCGGAACCGATGTCGGCGACTCGCGCATCTGCCGGGATGGCCTCCGACAATACGGCACAGTTCAGGATGTGGCGCTCCCACAGTCGGGGCACTTCACGAGGTCCGATGAAGCCACGGACAGAGCCGTCGGTGGCGAGGGAGTCGTGGTAGTGCTGAGCCAGTGGGAGTCGATCCCCGAAGATGTCTGCGGCTGCAGTTTCGAGTGGTTTCACGTGAAACATCCTTGCGAGTGGGTGAATTGGTTCAGGTTGGCGTCGATAAGCAACGCTACCGAAGTTTGGCACGCAACGAAAAAGCCACCCGCGAGGGGTGGCTTCGGATCCGGGAAGCTACTTGCGCTTCTTCTTTGGATTGTCGGGGCGCTGGCCTGGCTTCGGAGCGGTGGCGCGCTTGGCAGCTGCCTTCGCGGCGAGTTCGGCTTCTTCCTCGGCGTCCATCTTGTTAAAGACGTACTTCATTTGGAAGAAGGTCCAGATGTTGTTGGAGACCATGTAGAACAGCAGGCCGAGGTGCCACAGCACACCGGTAAAGAGGATGGTGGCTGGCATGAACCAGAGCATCATCTTGTTCATCATGTCCATTTGCGAGGCCATCATCTCGTTCGTCGGTGCCTGCTGACGACCGGAGGCAATGCGGGCTTTCTGGCGGTCCAGGGACAGGCGGGCGTTGAAGTGGGTGGCCAGCACACAGATGATGATCAGTGGCGCGGCCACCAGGATGATGTTGGTCTTGGTGAAGTCAACTGGCTGGAATGCCTGGTACATCTCGCTTGGCATGGAGATGTAGGACGACAGTGGCACCCCAAAGAGGCGCGCGCCCAGGAAGGACTGGACGTCTTCCGGCTTGAAGAAGTAGTTGGCGGTGTTGGCATTTTCTTCGATGCTCATCCCCAACTGGCCGGTGCCGGTACCGGTGCGGTTGAAGGAACGCAGCACGTGGAACAGACCGATGAACACTGGCATCTGCACGAGGATGGGCAAGCAGCCGGCGATAGGATTAACGCCCAGCTCCTTCTGGAGCGCGCGGGTTTCCTCCATCATCTTCTGCTGGTCATTCTTGTATTTCTGACGAATTTCCTGCATCCGAGGCTGCATTTCCTGCATTTTCCGTCCGGAGCGCATCTGATTGATGGTTGGCTTCACCAAAAGGACGCGGATGGTGAAGGTCAAGAACATGATGGCCAGCACCCAGGAGATGCCGGAGTCTGCGTCGAACACATAGGAAAACACCTTGTGCCAGAACCACAGCACGACCGAAATTGGCCAGTAGACGAAATTGAGCACTGTGAGTAAAACTCCTTGTTAAGTGAACCAGCTAGTGCTGGTTCAGGTCACGAACCGGTACTGGATCGTATCCGCCCGGATGCCACGGCCCACATTTTGCCAGCCGCGCTGCCGTGAGCACCACGCCCATGAAGGCGCCGCGCTCGCGCAGTGCATCTAGCGCATAAGCACTGCATGTCGGCTCAAACCGACAAGACGAACCCATTTTAAGGGGTGAGAGGTAGTTTTGGTAGAACAACACTGCCTTGAGGAGGGCGCGCGTCGCGAAGCTGCGGTGTGCAGCTGGCTTATCGACGTTTTCCGTCTCGCCCTGCGATACATCTTTCGAGTGCATGTCGCACATCGGCGCTTAACTCCTCGCTGGTTGCTGTCCCGGCACTGGGTAGTGCCCTGATGACAACGTTCGCGGATGTCGGTAAGTTTCCG from Corynebacterium epidermidicanis encodes:
- a CDS encoding ParA family protein: MDDQFWDTPIAAAARRAAQVKTPNSLTLPRPETPRKITVANQKGGVGKTTSSVNLAAGLSLHGLKVLVIDLDPQGNASTALGAEHHSGVLSSYEVIIGACTPAEALQKSPFNDNLYCIPATIDLAGAEIEMVSMVRREYRLADAISADFIAEHGFDYVIVDCPPSLGLLTINAMTAVTEVMIPIQAEYYALEGVGQLLNNITMIRQHLNPALHISAILLTMYDARTKLAEQVASEVREHFGEVVLTNMIPRSVKVSEAPGYGQTVLEYDPGSRGAMAYLDAAKELANRGDYPAHSDSPIGQAPTANPAGEEA
- the rsmG gene encoding 16S rRNA (guanine(527)-N(7))-methyltransferase RsmG; its protein translation is MFHVKPLETAAADIFGDRLPLAQHYHDSLATDGSVRGFIGPREVPRLWERHILNCAVLSEAIPADARVADIGSGAGLPGIPLAIARPDLSITLIEPLLKRSVYLGEVKEQLGLSNVTVIRGRAEEKAVRDEVAPVDVVTSRAVAPLGRLAGWSLPLVKKGGKMIALKGSSVAEELERDQREIKKAGGGLAEIRVVGTEHLADPTTLILIARVK
- the yidC gene encoding membrane protein insertase YidC: MLNFVYWPISVVLWFWHKVFSYVFDADSGISWVLAIMFLTFTIRVLLVKPTINQMRSGRKMQEMQPRMQEIRQKYKNDQQKMMEETRALQKELGVNPIAGCLPILVQMPVFIGLFHVLRSFNRTGTGTGQLGMSIEENANTANYFFKPEDVQSFLGARLFGVPLSSYISMPSEMYQAFQPVDFTKTNIILVAAPLIIICVLATHFNARLSLDRQKARIASGRQQAPTNEMMASQMDMMNKMMLWFMPATILFTGVLWHLGLLFYMVSNNIWTFFQMKYVFNKMDAEEEAELAAKAAAKRATAPKPGQRPDNPKKKRK
- the yidD gene encoding membrane protein insertion efficiency factor YidD, producing MCDMHSKDVSQGETENVDKPAAHRSFATRALLKAVLFYQNYLSPLKMGSSCRFEPTCSAYALDALRERGAFMGVVLTAARLAKCGPWHPGGYDPVPVRDLNQH